CATGTCCGCGAACATCGACCCGGGGAACAGCACCCCGCGGTGCTCGGCCAGGAACGCGAACACACCCCCGGCCGGGATCAACTCCCGGCAGGTCTCCCACACGTCCTCGCCGACGCTCTCGCCATCCCATTCCCCCTGCATACACAGCAGTCTGGCCCCGCGTCAGCACACGCGAGGCCAGAACCCAGATTTTCAGTGATCTTCTAGGACACCTTCAGCAGCGCGTCGTCGCGCCACTTGAGCATCTTGTCGAAGCTCACCACCGCGCCCCGGCCGGGCCGGTTGCGGAAGCGGACGTGGTCGGCCAGTTCGGCGATCAGATCGAGGCCCCGGCCGTGTTCGGCCAGGGCGGGTCTACGGCGGGCCTCCGTCGCGGGCGGGAACCCCGGACCGGAATCGGTCACCTCGATGCGGCAGCAGTCCCCGTCCAGGTAGGCCGTGACGTGGTAGGCCGCGGTCTCGTCCGGAAGGTCACCGCCTCCGCCGTGCTCCACGGCGTTCGCACACGCCTCGCTCAGGGCCACCGAGAGGTCGAAGGAGATGTCCGGGTCCACCCCCGCGGTCTCCATGGTCCCCAGCAGCAGTCGCCTGGCGAGCGGCACGCTCGCGGCTTCGCGCCTCAAGTGGAGAGACCACCAGATGCTCATACGCTTACCTATTGCCGCCCGCAGGGGGCCGTAAGCGCCCTGCGGCCGTCCGAGACCGCATTGCCCTCGTTCGGCCGATGCGGCTCTCCCGGGGAGCGGTGTATGCCTCCCGGAGGCACGCACCCGCCCGGGCCGAGCCGGGACGGTGTGCGCAGAGAGGGCTCATACGGACCTTCCGGACCTGCCGTATGGACGCCCTAAGCGCAGTGCGATGATGGCCCGGCCATGTCTGACCCCCACGCGACGCACGCCGGAGCCGGCCTCCGGCTCATCCGGGCCGCGGTGTTCACCGCGGTCTGCGTCGTGCTGTCCGCGGCCGGGCACGCCCTGGCGTCCTGCGCCGCCGTGCCCTGGTGGTCGCTGTGCACCGGCTTCCTCGCCGTCTTCGCCGTCGCGGCCACGCTCGCGGGCCGCCGGCGCACGCTGCCCGGCATCGCCGCCGGGCTCACCGCCGGCCAACTGGCCCTGCACGCGCTCTTCGGCCTCGGCCAGCACAACGCCGTGGCCGCGCCGGTACCGGCCGGCACCTCCGACGCTTCGCTCGCGGCACTCGCCGCCCGGCTGGTCTGCGGGGGCAACTCCGTACCGCTCAGCCAGGCCGACGCCCGGCAGATCCTGGAAGCCGCGGGTCTGGACCCGGCCGCCCTGGCCCAACAGGCCGGGCAGGTCGCGCAGGCAGGACAGGCCGCTGCGCAGGGACACAGCGCCCACGCGCACGTGGCCCAGGCCGCCACCGCAGCGCCCGCGACCGGCCTGTTCAGCCCGGCCATGCTGCTCGGCCACCTGCTGGCCGCGCTCGCCGCCGGCTGGCTGCTCGGCCGCGGCGACGCCGCTCTCTTCCGGCTCGTGGAACTGTCCCGGCTCTCCGCCGAAGCCGTCCCGGTACGCCCGCTGCGCGCCGCACTGGCCCTCGTACGGGCCCTCGGCGCCGGCCTGCCGGGCGCGCCCGCCCGGCTCCCGCAGGCCCTGCGCACCGGGGCCGACCCGGCCGCCTGCACCGGCCGGGAAGCACTCCAGCACACGGTGATCAGGCGCGGGCCGCCCACGGCCCTCGCCCTCGCAGCCTGACGCGGCACCCTCCTCCCCAGGGACACACGGTGGGAGCACCGGTGCCGCGAACTCCGCGCGCGCCCGTGCGCGGATCCACCGTCACCGCTTCCGTGGAGTGTTTCTGCCATGAAGACCTCTCGCGTCTCCTTCGCCGCCGCCCTCGCCGCCGGCACCGTCCTCGTTCTGTCCGGTACCGCCTTCGCGCACGTCGGCGTGCAGCCCGTCGGAGAGGCCGCCAAGGGTGGCTACGCGACGCTCAACTTCAAGGTCCCCAACGAGCGCGACAACGCTTCGACTACCCAGGTCGAGGTCAACTTCCCGGTCGACCAGCCGCTCACGTCCGTCATGCCGCAGGACATCCCCGGCTGGACGTCCAGCGTCGAGAAGACCAAGCTCGACAAGCCGCTGACCGTGCACGGCAAGCAGGTCAACGAGGTCGTCACCAAGGTGACCTGGACCGGCGGCAAGATCGAGGCCGGGAAGTTCCAGCAGTTCCCGGTCTCCGTCGGCAAGCTGCCCGAGAACGCCGAGCAGATGGTCTTCAAGTCCATCCAGACCTACGACAACGGCGAGGTCGTCCGCTGGATCGAGGAGGCCAAGGAAGGCGCCGCGGAACCGCAGAGCCCGGCGCCCGTCCTGAAGCTGACCGCCGCGAAGGGCGACGCCCACCACGGCGCCGCAAAGACCGACGAGGCGAAGAACACCGAAAAGGACGCCGGGCACGGCCACGACGAGGCCGCCGCCGAGCACGGCTCGGACACCACCGCGCGCGTCCTCGGCATCGCCGGCATCGTCATCGGACTCGGCGGGGTCGCCTTCGGCGTCGCCTCGCGTCGCCGCTCCGCCTGACCTGCGGCGCCCGTCGGCGCCACCGCTCCGTATCCGAACCATCCCCGATCCCAGGGACTCCTCTCCATGCGCACCACACGTGTGACGGCCGCCGCTCTCCTCGCAGCGGCCGCCCTCACCCTCACCGCCTGCGGCGGTGAGCCCGCCAAGACCGGCTCGGTCACCCAGATCTCCGGCGGCCAGAGCAACGCCAAGGCCGCGACCGTCCTGGACCGCCCCTTCGACAAGCCGGAGCTCGTCCTCACGGACACCACCGGCAAGCCGTGGAACCTGCGTGAGCAGACCAAGGGCAAGCCGACGCTGATCTACTTCGGCTACACCAGCTGCCCCGACGTGTGCCCGCTGACGATGAGCAACATCGCCGTCGCCAAGATGGCACTCCCCAAGGCCGACCAGGACAACCTGCGGATCGTCTTCGTCACCACCGACCCCGAACGGGACACTCCCGAGTCCCTCGCCTCGTGGCTCAAGGGGCAGGACCCGTCCTTCATCGGACTCACCGGGGACTTCGCCGCCATCCAGGCCGCCGCACGCACGCTCGGCATCGGTATAGAGGCGGCCAAGAAGGACGCCAACGGCAACGTCGTCTCCATGCACGGCGCGCAGGTCATCGCGTTCTCGCCCAAGACCGACGAGGGCTACGTGCTCTACGGCGAGGGCACCACCGTCGACGACTACACCAAGGACCTGCCGAAGCTCATCAAGGGAGAGAACCCGTGAACGCCCGCACCACCCGCACCCTCGCCGCCGCCCTCGCCCTGACGGCGGCCCTCGCCCTGTCCGGCTGCTCCGGCGACAGCGAGCCGAAGATGGCGGTCAGCGGCGCGTTCATGCCCCAGCCCGTGAACGACAAGATGGCCGGCGCCTTCATGGTCATCAAGAACAGCACCGAGACCGCCGACAAGCTCACCGGCGCCACCTCCCCGCTCTCCGACGATCTCCAGGTCCACGAGACCAAGGACCAGAAGATGCAGCAGGTCCAGTCGATGGACGTGCCGGCGAACGGTGAACTCCGACTGGAGCGCGGCGGCAGCCACATCATGTTCATGGGGCTCAAGAGCACCCCGAAGGTCGGGGACAAGGTCACCGTCGAGCTCCACTTCGAAAAGGCCGGCCCCGTCAAGGTCGAGCTGGACGTGAAGGAACGGACGTACGACGCGCAGACTCCGAAATCCACGGCTGGCAACGGCCACTGACGGACCGAGGAACCGACACGCCATGACGGCCACCGCCCCCTCCGCGGCCCGCGCCCCTGCCACGGCATTCCTGCCACGGCTCGCGCTGGTCCTCGCAGCCCTGCTGGCAACCCTGTTCACCGCGGCCTCACCGGCCACGGCGCACGCCGCACTCACCGCGAGCGACCCCAAGGACGGGGCGGTGGTCGCCACGGCCCCCGCCCAGGTCACGCTCTCCTTCTCGGAGCAGGTCGCGATGGGCGACGACTCCATCCGCGTCCTCGACCCCCAGGGCAGGCGCGTGGACACCGGCGAGCTGCGCGACATGTGCAGCGGGAACACCGTGCGCTACGGCACCGCCCTGCACACCGGCCTGCCCGACGGCACCTACACCGTCGCCTGGCAGGCGGTCTCGGCCGACAGCCATCCGATCTCCGGGGCCTTCACCTTCTCCATCGGCGCGCCCTCGGCCACCGATGTCACGCTGCCCACCGCGCAGGCGGGCGGCGGACCCGTGGGCATCGCGTACGGGATCGCCCGCTACGCCGCCTACGCCGGCTTCACCGTCCTCGTGGGCGGCGCCGCCTTCATCCTGCTGTGCTGGCGCCGGGGCGCCGCCGAACGGCCGCTCCAGAAGCTCGTCGTGCGCGCCTGGGTCACGCTGACCGTCGCCACCCTCGTGATGCTGGTGCTCCGGACTCCGTACACGGGCTCCGGGAAGTTCGCCGACGCCTTCGACCTCGACGGGCTCAGGGCCGTCCTGGAGACCAAGACCGGTGCCTCGCTCGTCTCCCGGCTGCTCCTGCTGGGTGCCGCCGCCCTCTTCGTCGCTGTCCTCTTCGGTGTCTACGCGCGCCGCCTGCAGAGCGCCGGCCCCGAGGAGGAGGCGAGCGCCGAGGCGTCCGAGGTGGCCAAGGACACCAACGACCTCACCTTCGGCCTGGCCATCGGCGGCGCCGTGGTTGCCGGCGGCATCGCGGCCACGTGGGCCCTCTCGGAACACGCCTCCACGGGCGTCCAGCCCGGGATCGCCATGCCGGCCGACATCCTGCACCTGCTGGCCGTCGCCACCTGGCTCGGCGGTCTCACCGCGCTACTCGTCGCCCTCCACAAGGTCCCGGGGATCGAACGCGCGGCTGTCCGGCGCTTCTCCACGGTCGCCTTCGTCAGCGTCCTGGTGCTCGCCGTCACCGGCGTGTACCAGTCCTGGCGCCAGCTCGGCAGTTGGTCCGCCCTCACCGGCACCGACTACGGCCGGCTGCTGCTCCTGAAGGTCGGCCTGGTCGCCGTCCTCCTGGGCGTCGCCTGCCTGTCCCGGAAGTGGACCGCACGGCTCGCCGACGCCCCCGAGGCAGCCGTTGCCGCCGCCGCATCGGCCGCAGAGGCGGCCGGGCCGGGCGATGTTTCACGTGAAACAGGCTCCGCGGTCTCCGAAGACCTCGACGGCTCCGACGTTTCACGTGAAACAGAACCCGTCACCGTCCCGGCGGACCCGGAGCGTGCCGCGCAGCTCGCCCGGCAGCGCGCCGCCCGTGAGAGCGCGCGCGAGAAGCAGGTCCGAGACGCCGACCCCAACCGCACCGGCCTGCGCCGCTCCGTCCTCGCCGAAGCGGGCATCGCCGTGATCCTGCTCGCCGTCACCACGGTTCTCACCAGCACCGAGCCCGGGCGCACCGTGGAGCAGGAGGTCGGCCGCGGCGGTTCCAGCGCCACCGCCGTCCCCGACCGCGCCGTCAAGATCACCCTGCCGTTCGACACCGGCGGCCAGAACGGCAAGGGGTCCGTCCGACTCGAGCTCGACCCCGGCCGGGTCGGTGCGAACACCCTTCACCTCTGGGCCGAATCCAGCGACGGCAGGCCCCTCGACCTCCCCGAGATCAAGGTCGCCTTCACCCTGCCGGCCAAGGACATCGGCCCCCTGCCGCTCGTCCCCGACCAGGCCGCCCCCGGGCACTGGACCGCATCCGGTGTCCAGCTGCCGCTCGCCGGCGAATGGCGCATCGACGTGACCGTCCGTACCTCCGACATCGACCAGACCACCGTGCAGAAGACTGTGAAGATCGGCTGACAGCGTGACCGACAGCAACCCCGACATCGAGATCTCCCGGCGCAGGCTGCTGGGCACCGTCGGCGCCGCGGGCGCCGCCGGACTCGCGCTCGGCGCCGCCGGCGGCGCCCTCGCGCACTCCGCGCTCGCTGACTCCGGGAGCGGCTCCACCACGGGCGCCACCGGAAGCCTGTCCTCCCTCGGCGCCACCCAGGTCGCCTTCCACGGGGATCACCAAGCCGGCATCACCACACCCCTGCAGGCCAAGGGGCACCTCGTCGCCTTCGACCTCACCCCCGGGGCGGGCCGTACCGAGGCCTCCGCACTGCTGCGACGGTGGTCGGACACCGCACGGCGGCTCATGGCGGGCGAGCCTTCCGCGACCTCCGACAGCGGTATCGCCCTGGATGCCGGCCCGTCCTCGCTCACCGTCACCTTCGGCTTCGGCCACTCCTTCTTCGAGCGCACCGGCCTCACCGCCCGCCGCCCCTCCGCCCTCGACCCGCTGCCGGACTTCTCCTCCGACCGGCTCGACGCCCAGCGCAGCAACGGCGACCTGTGGGTCCAGATCGGCTCCGACGACGGACTCGTCGCCTTCCACGCCCTGCGCGCCCTGCAGAAGGACGCCGGGGACGCCGCCCGCGTCCGCTGGCAGATGAACGGCTTCAACCGGTCCCCCGGAGCCACCGGCACCCCGATGACCGCCCGCAACCTCATGGGCCAGATCGACGGCACCGGCAACCCGAAGCCCTCGCAGCCCGACTTCGACAAGCGGATCTTCGTCCCCTCGGCGGGCCCCGGGCCGGCCGAGCACGCCTGGATGGCCGGGGGCTCGTACGCCGTCGTACGTCGCATCCGGATGCTGCTCGACGACTGGGACAAGCAGTCGCTCGCCCAGCAGGAGCAGGTCATAGGCCGCACCAAGGCCACCGGTGCCCCACTGACCGGCGGCACGGAGACCACCAAGATGGCGCTCGACAAGTTCGGCGCCGACGGCAAGCCGGTCATCCCGTCCAACGCGCATGCCCGGATCTCGGCCCCCGAGCAGAACGGCGGGGCGGCCATGCTGCGCCGCCCCTTCTCCTTCCACGACGGGATCGGCTCCGACGGCGCCCCGGACGCCGGACTCCTCTTCGTCTGCTGGCAGGCCGATCCGCTGCGCGGGTTCGTACCCGTACAGCGCAAGCTCGACCGCGGGGACGCGCTGTCGGAGTTCATCCGGCACGAGTCCAGTGGCTTGTACGCGGTTCCGCCCGGCCCCCGCAGCGGCGAATACGTGGGGCAGCGGCTGCTCGAAGGGTGAACAGGACCCCGGTGGGCGTGACCCCGGCATTACGCTGATCGCATGTCAGCCACCCGCTTCACGTATCTCGGTCCCGAGGGCACTTTCACCGAGGCCGCCCTGCGCACCCTGCCGGAAGCCGCGACCCGGGAGCTCATCCCGATGGTGTCGGTTCCGGCCGCCCTGGACGCCGTGCGCAACGGCGAGGCGGCCGCCGCACTCGTCCCGATCGAGA
Above is a genomic segment from Streptomyces sp. NBC_01233 containing:
- a CDS encoding ATP-binding protein encodes the protein MSIWWSLHLRREAASVPLARRLLLGTMETAGVDPDISFDLSVALSEACANAVEHGGGGDLPDETAAYHVTAYLDGDCCRIEVTDSGPGFPPATEARRRPALAEHGRGLDLIAELADHVRFRNRPGRGAVVSFDKMLKWRDDALLKVS
- a CDS encoding YcnI family copper-binding membrane protein, with the protein product MKTSRVSFAAALAAGTVLVLSGTAFAHVGVQPVGEAAKGGYATLNFKVPNERDNASTTQVEVNFPVDQPLTSVMPQDIPGWTSSVEKTKLDKPLTVHGKQVNEVVTKVTWTGGKIEAGKFQQFPVSVGKLPENAEQMVFKSIQTYDNGEVVRWIEEAKEGAAEPQSPAPVLKLTAAKGDAHHGAAKTDEAKNTEKDAGHGHDEAAAEHGSDTTARVLGIAGIVIGLGGVAFGVASRRRSA
- a CDS encoding SCO family protein, which translates into the protein MRTTRVTAAALLAAAALTLTACGGEPAKTGSVTQISGGQSNAKAATVLDRPFDKPELVLTDTTGKPWNLREQTKGKPTLIYFGYTSCPDVCPLTMSNIAVAKMALPKADQDNLRIVFVTTDPERDTPESLASWLKGQDPSFIGLTGDFAAIQAAARTLGIGIEAAKKDANGNVVSMHGAQVIAFSPKTDEGYVLYGEGTTVDDYTKDLPKLIKGENP
- a CDS encoding copper chaperone PCu(A)C; its protein translation is MNARTTRTLAAALALTAALALSGCSGDSEPKMAVSGAFMPQPVNDKMAGAFMVIKNSTETADKLTGATSPLSDDLQVHETKDQKMQQVQSMDVPANGELRLERGGSHIMFMGLKSTPKVGDKVTVELHFEKAGPVKVELDVKERTYDAQTPKSTAGNGH
- a CDS encoding copper resistance CopC/CopD family protein — encoded protein: MTATAPSAARAPATAFLPRLALVLAALLATLFTAASPATAHAALTASDPKDGAVVATAPAQVTLSFSEQVAMGDDSIRVLDPQGRRVDTGELRDMCSGNTVRYGTALHTGLPDGTYTVAWQAVSADSHPISGAFTFSIGAPSATDVTLPTAQAGGGPVGIAYGIARYAAYAGFTVLVGGAAFILLCWRRGAAERPLQKLVVRAWVTLTVATLVMLVLRTPYTGSGKFADAFDLDGLRAVLETKTGASLVSRLLLLGAAALFVAVLFGVYARRLQSAGPEEEASAEASEVAKDTNDLTFGLAIGGAVVAGGIAATWALSEHASTGVQPGIAMPADILHLLAVATWLGGLTALLVALHKVPGIERAAVRRFSTVAFVSVLVLAVTGVYQSWRQLGSWSALTGTDYGRLLLLKVGLVAVLLGVACLSRKWTARLADAPEAAVAAAASAAEAAGPGDVSRETGSAVSEDLDGSDVSRETEPVTVPADPERAAQLARQRAARESAREKQVRDADPNRTGLRRSVLAEAGIAVILLAVTTVLTSTEPGRTVEQEVGRGGSSATAVPDRAVKITLPFDTGGQNGKGSVRLELDPGRVGANTLHLWAESSDGRPLDLPEIKVAFTLPAKDIGPLPLVPDQAAPGHWTASGVQLPLAGEWRIDVTVRTSDIDQTTVQKTVKIG
- the efeB gene encoding iron uptake transporter deferrochelatase/peroxidase subunit, with amino-acid sequence MTDSNPDIEISRRRLLGTVGAAGAAGLALGAAGGALAHSALADSGSGSTTGATGSLSSLGATQVAFHGDHQAGITTPLQAKGHLVAFDLTPGAGRTEASALLRRWSDTARRLMAGEPSATSDSGIALDAGPSSLTVTFGFGHSFFERTGLTARRPSALDPLPDFSSDRLDAQRSNGDLWVQIGSDDGLVAFHALRALQKDAGDAARVRWQMNGFNRSPGATGTPMTARNLMGQIDGTGNPKPSQPDFDKRIFVPSAGPGPAEHAWMAGGSYAVVRRIRMLLDDWDKQSLAQQEQVIGRTKATGAPLTGGTETTKMALDKFGADGKPVIPSNAHARISAPEQNGGAAMLRRPFSFHDGIGSDGAPDAGLLFVCWQADPLRGFVPVQRKLDRGDALSEFIRHESSGLYAVPPGPRSGEYVGQRLLEG